In Stutzerimonas stutzeri, a genomic segment contains:
- the glpK gene encoding glycerol kinase GlpK has protein sequence MSTQNNKQFIVALDQGTTSSRAIVLDRNANVVTIAQREFAQIYPQPSWVEHDPMEIWATQSGVFVEALAQAGITNEQVAAIGITNQRETTIVWDKNTGRPIYNAIVWQSRQSTPICDQLKRDGMEEHIRSTTGLVIDPYFSGTKIKWILDHVEGSRERARRGELLFGTVDCWLIWKMTQGKAHVTDYTNASRTMLYDIHKLEWDPVMLEALDIPREMLPEVRSSSEVYGHAYLGSGQSTGIPIAGIAGDQQAALFGQMCVEPGQAKNTYGTGCFLLMNTGTKAVQSKHGLLTTIACGPKGEVNYALEGAIFNGGSTVQWLRDELKVINDSLDSEYFATKVQDSNGVYLVPAFTGLGAPYWDPRARGALFGLTRGVKVDHIIRAALESIAYQTRDVLDAMQQDAGERLRSLRVDGGAVANNFLMQFQADLLGTHVERPQMKETTALGAAYLAGLATGFWSSLDELRSKATIERIFEPACDDEKREALYQGWKKAVGRTRDWAEE, from the coding sequence ATGAGCACTCAAAACAACAAGCAATTCATCGTCGCCCTCGATCAGGGCACTACCAGCTCCCGTGCCATCGTGCTCGACCGCAACGCCAACGTGGTCACCATTGCTCAGCGCGAATTCGCGCAGATCTATCCGCAACCGAGCTGGGTCGAGCACGACCCCATGGAAATCTGGGCCACCCAGAGCGGCGTGTTCGTCGAAGCCCTGGCACAGGCCGGCATCACCAACGAGCAGGTCGCCGCCATTGGCATCACCAACCAGCGCGAAACGACCATCGTCTGGGACAAGAACACCGGCCGGCCGATCTACAACGCCATCGTCTGGCAAAGCCGCCAGAGCACGCCGATTTGCGATCAGCTCAAGCGTGACGGCATGGAAGAGCACATCCGCAGCACTACTGGCCTGGTCATCGACCCCTATTTCTCCGGCACCAAGATCAAGTGGATTCTCGATCACGTCGAGGGCAGTCGCGAACGTGCCCGGCGCGGGGAGCTGCTGTTCGGCACCGTCGATTGCTGGCTGATCTGGAAAATGACCCAGGGCAAGGCTCACGTCACCGATTACACCAACGCCTCACGCACCATGCTCTACGACATTCATAAATTGGAATGGGATCCGGTGATGCTGGAGGCGCTGGATATTCCGCGCGAGATGCTGCCGGAGGTGCGCTCCTCATCCGAAGTCTACGGCCACGCCTATCTGGGCTCGGGGCAGAGTACCGGCATTCCGATCGCAGGTATCGCGGGTGATCAGCAGGCCGCGCTGTTCGGGCAGATGTGCGTCGAGCCGGGCCAGGCCAAGAACACTTACGGCACCGGCTGCTTCCTGTTGATGAACACCGGAACCAAGGCCGTTCAGTCCAAGCACGGCTTGCTCACCACCATCGCCTGCGGGCCGAAGGGCGAGGTCAACTATGCCCTGGAAGGCGCCATCTTCAACGGTGGCTCCACGGTGCAGTGGCTGCGCGACGAGCTGAAGGTGATCAACGATTCGCTGGACTCGGAGTACTTCGCGACCAAGGTTCAGGACAGCAATGGCGTTTACCTGGTACCGGCGTTTACCGGCCTTGGCGCGCCCTATTGGGATCCTCGCGCCCGCGGTGCGCTATTCGGCCTGACCCGTGGGGTGAAGGTCGACCACATTATCCGCGCCGCGCTGGAATCGATCGCCTACCAGACCCGCGACGTACTTGACGCCATGCAGCAGGACGCCGGCGAGCGCCTGCGCTCACTGCGGGTGGACGGCGGCGCAGTGGCCAACAATTTCCTCATGCAATTCCAGGCCGACCTGCTCGGCACGCATGTGGAACGTCCGCAGATGAAGGAAACCACCGCCCTCGGCGCCGCCTACCTGGCAGGCCTGGCGACCGGTTTCTGGAGCAGCCTTGACGAGTTGCGCAGCAAGGCCACCATCGAGCGCATCTTCGAACCGGCCTGCGATGACGAGAAGCGCGAAGCGCTCTACCAGGGTTGGAAGAAGGCGGTGGGCCGCACTCGCGACTGGGCAGAGGAATAG
- a CDS encoding Na/Pi symporter, with translation MTTNIGALAETPSSPISRQWLSWLLVITLIYLLLAAVGAIGDGFKAATGDNAKELFAFATNPFVGLMIGLAATALIQSSSTVTSIIVGMVAGGLPIPIAIPLIMGANIGTSLTSTIVSLGHIRSGPEFHRAFSAATVHDAFNITAVTILLPLELLFHPLQRMSEVLAGLLVHDSAGVDMKSMNFMKTLLAPASDLLEASVSWLPNQVWAGIALIAIGVVLILFVVQAIGKVLRKVMVGRAKDIMHASVGRGPLSGIASGTLITMLVQSSSTTTALIVPLAGTGVFTLKQVYPFTLGTNIGTCVTALLAATAIAGPTAELAMQIALVHLLFNLLGISIIYVLPFLRGVPPAIANYLADLAQRSKLYVGAYIGGVFFGLPLLLIGGSQL, from the coding sequence ATGACGACGAATATCGGTGCCTTGGCGGAAACCCCCTCCTCCCCGATCTCGCGCCAATGGCTGTCCTGGCTTCTGGTCATCACGCTTATTTACCTCTTGCTGGCTGCAGTGGGCGCGATCGGCGATGGTTTCAAAGCTGCCACTGGCGATAACGCCAAGGAGCTGTTTGCCTTTGCCACCAACCCCTTTGTCGGCCTGATGATCGGCCTGGCGGCCACGGCGCTGATCCAAAGCTCCAGCACGGTAACTTCGATTATCGTTGGCATGGTCGCCGGCGGGCTGCCGATCCCGATTGCGATTCCGCTGATCATGGGCGCCAACATCGGCACCTCGCTGACCAGCACCATCGTCAGTCTGGGCCACATCCGCAGCGGGCCGGAATTTCATCGAGCCTTCTCGGCGGCGACCGTGCACGATGCGTTCAACATTACCGCCGTGACGATTCTGCTACCGCTGGAGTTGCTTTTCCATCCTCTGCAGCGCATGTCCGAGGTGCTGGCGGGCCTGCTCGTACACGACAGCGCCGGGGTCGACATGAAGAGCATGAACTTCATGAAAACGCTGCTAGCTCCGGCTAGCGACCTGCTCGAAGCCAGCGTCTCCTGGCTGCCGAACCAAGTATGGGCCGGGATCGCGCTGATCGCCATCGGGGTCGTCCTGATCCTTTTCGTGGTGCAGGCCATCGGCAAAGTGCTGCGCAAGGTGATGGTCGGGCGCGCCAAGGACATCATGCACGCCAGTGTCGGGCGCGGCCCGCTGTCGGGCATCGCTTCGGGCACGTTGATCACAATGCTGGTGCAGTCCTCCTCGACGACAACAGCGCTCATCGTGCCGCTGGCGGGCACCGGTGTGTTTACCCTCAAGCAGGTCTACCCCTTCACGCTGGGCACCAATATCGGAACCTGCGTCACTGCCCTGCTGGCCGCCACGGCCATTGCTGGACCAACGGCAGAACTCGCGATGCAGATCGCCTTGGTACACCTGCTGTTCAATCTGCTCGGTATCTCGATCATCTATGTGCTGCCCTTCCTGCGTGGCGTGCCTCCGGCCATTGCCAACTACCTCGCGGATCTGGCGCAACGCAGCAAGCTGTATGTCGGGGCGTATATCGGCGGCGTGTTCTTCGGCCTGCCCTTGCTGCTGATCGGCGGCAGCCAACTCTGA
- a CDS encoding PstS family phosphate ABC transporter substrate-binding protein, which produces MRVKPGPLLLISLTLSLHTVLVPSSHAVEPVSDGLLVDGSSTVYPLTREAARRFQRARPGHPIEVKFSGTTAGFRRFCAGETDINDASREMNAEEQAHCAENGIRYRQVPLAMDSIAVVVHPSNRWANDITVDELKTLWAPAAEEHVMRWNQIRPDWPDRPVKLFGRGQDSGTYDVFTQEIVGITHRSRQDYTASEDEEQLAAGIAAEPNALGFFGIGAYHRHWEDLKLLAVDNGSGPIFPTLETVSEDRYRPLTRPLFLYLNEQSLQRKPITQAFVEHYLDGLPSWIHFTGYMPLKAERYARSLAALQQAQEPSTTDANRTGAQ; this is translated from the coding sequence ATGCGCGTCAAACCAGGCCCTCTGCTGCTGATCAGCCTCACGCTGAGTCTGCACACGGTGCTCGTCCCGTCCTCACATGCCGTTGAGCCGGTGTCCGACGGGCTGCTCGTCGATGGATCCAGCACCGTTTACCCACTGACGAGGGAAGCGGCACGACGCTTTCAACGCGCCCGGCCCGGCCATCCCATAGAGGTCAAGTTCTCCGGAACCACTGCCGGCTTTCGCCGCTTCTGCGCCGGCGAAACGGACATCAACGACGCTTCGCGCGAGATGAACGCTGAAGAGCAAGCGCATTGCGCCGAGAATGGCATCCGCTATCGCCAGGTTCCGCTGGCTATGGATTCCATCGCCGTGGTAGTACATCCGAGCAACCGCTGGGCAAACGACATCACGGTGGATGAACTGAAGACGTTGTGGGCACCTGCTGCAGAAGAGCATGTCATGCGCTGGAACCAGATCCGCCCGGATTGGCCGGATCGCCCAGTGAAGCTGTTTGGGCGAGGACAGGATTCAGGTACCTATGATGTTTTCACTCAGGAGATCGTGGGAATCACCCATCGCAGCCGCCAGGACTACACCGCCAGCGAAGATGAAGAACAGTTGGCCGCGGGCATCGCTGCAGAGCCCAACGCGCTCGGCTTCTTCGGCATCGGCGCCTACCATCGGCACTGGGAGGATTTGAAGCTGCTCGCCGTGGACAATGGCAGCGGTCCGATCTTTCCAACGCTCGAAACGGTCAGCGAGGACCGCTACAGGCCGCTGACACGCCCACTGTTCCTGTACTTGAACGAACAGAGCCTTCAGCGCAAGCCCATCACCCAGGCATTCGTTGAACACTACCTGGACGGCTTGCCCAGCTGGATCCATTTTACCGGCTACATGCCACTCAAGGCCGAGCGCTATGCGCGCAGCCTTGCAGCTCTGCAGCAAGCGCAGGAACCGAGCACGACCGACGCAAACCGAACCGGCGCTCAATAG
- a CDS encoding MIP/aquaporin family protein, which yields MSNPSTPTLRGQCIAEFLGTALLIFFGTGCVAALKIGGAELGLWEISVIWGIGVSMGVYLAAGVSGAHLNPAVSIALWLFGTFERNKVPAYILAQTAGAFCAAALVYGLYSSLFFDFEQAQHMTRGSVASLELASVFSTYPHPSLSIGQAFLVEVVITAILLGMIMALTDDGNGLPRGPLAPLLIGLLIAVIGGAMGPLTGFAMNPASDFGPKLMTYFAGWGEVAFTGGREIPYFLVPLIAPVLGACIGAAGYKVLICKHLPNLDGGACSAKPDHEAERYTAHDVTAQEAR from the coding sequence ATGAGCAACCCGTCCACCCCGACGCTACGGGGGCAATGCATTGCCGAATTCCTCGGCACCGCCCTGCTTATCTTCTTCGGCACAGGCTGCGTGGCCGCGTTAAAGATTGGCGGTGCTGAGCTAGGTCTTTGGGAGATAAGCGTTATTTGGGGTATCGGGGTCAGCATGGGGGTCTACCTTGCCGCCGGTGTTTCTGGCGCTCATCTGAATCCCGCCGTGTCCATCGCGCTTTGGCTGTTCGGCACGTTCGAGCGCAACAAGGTCCCTGCCTACATCCTCGCTCAGACAGCGGGCGCCTTCTGCGCCGCTGCGTTGGTTTATGGTCTTTACAGCAGCCTGTTTTTCGATTTCGAACAGGCACAGCACATGACCCGAGGCAGCGTCGCCAGCCTCGAGCTCGCATCGGTGTTCTCCACCTACCCACACCCGTCGCTCTCGATTGGCCAGGCCTTTCTGGTAGAAGTAGTGATTACCGCTATCCTGCTGGGGATGATCATGGCCCTGACCGATGACGGCAACGGCCTGCCTCGCGGCCCACTAGCACCCTTGCTGATCGGCCTGCTGATCGCGGTGATCGGCGGCGCGATGGGCCCTCTGACCGGCTTCGCGATGAACCCGGCAAGTGATTTCGGACCGAAGCTGATGACGTATTTCGCTGGTTGGGGTGAGGTGGCCTTTACCGGTGGCCGGGAGATCCCCTACTTTCTGGTTCCATTGATCGCCCCGGTGCTGGGCGCCTGCATCGGCGCCGCAGGCTACAAGGTGCTGATCTGCAAGCATCTGCCAAATCTGGATGGAGGCGCTTGCTCCGCCAAGCCGGACCACGAGGCCGAGCGCTACACCGCACACGATGTCACTGCCCAAGAAGCTCGTTAA
- a CDS encoding FMN-binding glutamate synthase family protein, producing the protein MNISLFSRYAFFVFCALTTLLCLPFLHHSWVWPLFLLTALLTLVGIRDLRQCEHAVRRNYPILGNIRYLVEGIRPEIRQYLLESDQDRVPFSRAQRSLVYARAKNEVDDKPFGTLIDVYEPGYECIGHSIRTAAVSDPETFRVSIGGPQCPQPYSASVFNISAMSFGSLSGNAILALNRGAKLGGFYHDTGEGSISRYHREHGGDLVWELGSGYFGCRSENGGFDPDRFAAQARDPQIKMIEIKLSQGAKPGHGGILPGRKVNAEIATTRGVPEGVDCISPASHSAFATPLELMAFIAQLRELSGGKPVGFKLCIGHPWEFVGIVKAMLQSGVYPDFIVVDGKEGGTGAAPVEFTNHIGMPLRESLLFVHNVLVGCNLREHIRIGASGKIVSAFDIASVLAMGADWVNSARGFMFAIGCIQSQHCHTNRCPTGVATQDPLRQRALVVPDKADRVFSFHRNTVHALAELLAAAGLSHPAELGPHHLIRRISSTEIKLFSQLYYFVQPGALLEKHIDSEFFARIWSMAQADSFEAMPQKTERGAAQVEEPLIS; encoded by the coding sequence ATGAATATCTCGCTGTTCAGCCGCTACGCATTTTTTGTCTTCTGCGCCCTGACCACCCTGCTCTGCCTGCCGTTTCTGCATCATTCCTGGGTATGGCCGTTATTCCTTCTCACCGCGCTGCTGACGCTCGTGGGCATTCGTGATCTGCGCCAGTGCGAACACGCGGTACGGCGCAACTATCCGATCCTTGGCAACATCCGTTACCTGGTCGAAGGCATCCGCCCGGAAATCCGTCAGTACCTCCTGGAAAGCGATCAGGACCGCGTGCCGTTCTCCCGTGCGCAGCGGTCGCTGGTTTATGCCCGGGCTAAAAACGAGGTGGACGACAAGCCCTTCGGAACCCTGATCGACGTCTACGAGCCTGGCTACGAGTGCATCGGCCATTCGATCCGTACCGCAGCGGTCAGCGATCCCGAAACCTTCCGCGTGTCGATTGGCGGCCCGCAGTGCCCGCAGCCGTATTCCGCTTCGGTGTTCAATATTTCGGCGATGAGTTTCGGCTCGCTCAGCGGCAATGCGATCCTGGCGCTGAACCGTGGCGCCAAGCTCGGTGGCTTTTACCATGACACCGGTGAAGGCAGTATCAGCCGCTACCATCGCGAACACGGCGGGGATCTGGTCTGGGAGCTGGGTAGCGGTTATTTCGGCTGTCGCTCTGAAAACGGCGGATTCGACCCCGACCGCTTTGCTGCACAGGCGCGTGACCCGCAGATAAAGATGATCGAGATCAAGCTGAGCCAGGGCGCCAAACCCGGGCACGGCGGAATCCTCCCAGGGCGCAAGGTCAACGCCGAAATCGCCACCACCCGCGGTGTACCGGAAGGCGTGGACTGCATCTCGCCAGCGAGCCACAGCGCCTTCGCCACGCCGCTTGAACTGATGGCATTCATCGCGCAACTGCGCGAACTGTCGGGTGGCAAGCCGGTCGGCTTCAAGCTTTGCATCGGGCATCCATGGGAGTTCGTCGGCATCGTCAAGGCCATGCTGCAGAGCGGTGTCTATCCAGACTTCATCGTGGTCGATGGCAAGGAAGGCGGAACCGGCGCAGCCCCGGTGGAGTTCACCAACCACATCGGCATGCCCCTGCGTGAAAGTCTCTTGTTCGTGCATAACGTGCTGGTCGGCTGCAACCTGCGCGAACACATCCGCATCGGCGCGAGCGGCAAAATCGTCAGTGCCTTCGATATCGCCAGCGTATTGGCCATGGGCGCAGACTGGGTGAATTCGGCGCGCGGTTTCATGTTTGCCATCGGCTGCATCCAGTCCCAGCACTGCCACACCAACCGATGCCCCACCGGCGTTGCCACCCAGGATCCGTTGCGCCAACGCGCGTTGGTGGTGCCGGACAAGGCCGACCGGGTCTTCAGTTTCCACCGCAACACCGTGCATGCACTGGCTGAACTGCTCGCGGCGGCCGGTCTGTCGCACCCGGCCGAGCTGGGGCCACACCACCTGATCCGCCGCATCAGCTCGACTGAAATCAAGCTGTTCTCGCAGCTGTACTATTTCGTCCAACCAGGTGCGTTGCTGGAAAAACATATCGATAGCGAATTCTTCGCCAGGATCTGGAGCATGGCTCAGGCAGACAGCTTCGAAGCCATGCCGCAGAAGACTGAGCGCGGCGCCGCACAAGTCGAGGAACCGCTGATCAGCTAA
- a CDS encoding CAP domain-containing protein codes for MDLRNLAFWSITARTPLRRVMVGSTVLAAMLANGANADETDELVSLVNEFRASGEGCGGGKGEQVGPLAPAAALASIPAGAGAQIQQAVRDSGYQAASLQAMAVTGPGDANTVMRVFKQRYCSALVNDEFAEIGVSHEGNTWQVILAKPLLSADLGDWQQAGKAVLEQVNRARAEPRRCGSQRFDAAPPLTWNQQLGETSLAHSQDMAKRDYFSHQGHDQSLAGDRARRQGYHWQRIGENIAAGHGSAEQAVSGWLASPGHCQNIMNPGFTEMGAAYATNPQSAATIYWTQVFGTPR; via the coding sequence ATGGACTTACGCAACCTTGCTTTTTGGTCAATCACCGCCCGGACGCCGTTGCGCCGCGTTATGGTCGGTTCAACAGTGCTGGCAGCCATGCTCGCTAACGGCGCGAACGCGGATGAAACAGACGAGCTGGTGAGTCTGGTCAACGAGTTCCGCGCCTCGGGCGAGGGCTGTGGCGGCGGCAAGGGGGAACAGGTCGGCCCCCTTGCACCCGCTGCTGCATTGGCGTCGATACCTGCCGGTGCTGGTGCACAGATTCAGCAGGCGGTACGGGATTCGGGCTATCAGGCGGCCAGCCTGCAGGCCATGGCGGTCACTGGGCCTGGAGATGCAAACACCGTGATGCGCGTCTTCAAGCAACGTTACTGCAGTGCATTGGTGAACGACGAATTCGCTGAGATCGGCGTCTCGCACGAGGGCAATACCTGGCAGGTGATCTTGGCGAAACCGCTGCTGTCCGCTGACCTTGGCGACTGGCAGCAGGCCGGCAAGGCAGTGCTCGAACAGGTCAATCGAGCACGCGCCGAGCCGCGTCGCTGTGGTAGTCAGCGGTTCGACGCCGCACCCCCCTTGACTTGGAACCAGCAACTGGGCGAAACCTCGCTGGCTCACAGCCAGGACATGGCCAAGAGGGACTACTTCAGTCACCAAGGGCATGACCAGAGCCTGGCCGGTGACCGTGCCCGCCGTCAGGGCTACCACTGGCAGCGCATCGGTGAAAACATCGCGGCCGGTCATGGTTCTGCCGAGCAGGCGGTGTCGGGCTGGCTGGCCAGTCCAGGCCACTGCCAGAACATCATGAACCCGGGTTTCACCGAAATGGGCGCCGCCTATGCGACTAATCCACAGAGCGCAGCCACCATCTACTGGACGCAGGTGTTCGGTACGCCGCGTTAG
- a CDS encoding DeoR/GlpR family transcriptional regulator — protein sequence MSLAPRQQSILELVRERGYVSIEELAQQFSVTPQTIRRDINQLGEAGLLRRYHGGAAHDSSVQNTAYTQRARQMRDEKRRIADAMAAHIPDQASLFINIGTTTEAIAHALLNHRDLKVITNNLHVASILSPKEDFDVLIAGGNVRSDGGVVGQATADFIGQFKVDFALIGISGIDEDGTLLDFDYQEVRVSQAIISNARKIFLAADSSKFGRSAMTRLGSLEQIDMLFTEARPPEAFIELLTQHKVKLEITD from the coding sequence ATGAGTCTGGCCCCACGACAGCAGAGCATTCTCGAATTGGTGCGCGAACGCGGCTATGTCAGCATTGAAGAGCTGGCGCAACAGTTCTCGGTGACGCCCCAGACCATCCGCCGTGACATCAATCAGCTGGGCGAAGCCGGCCTACTCCGCCGCTACCACGGTGGCGCCGCCCACGATTCCAGCGTGCAGAACACCGCCTACACCCAGCGTGCCCGGCAGATGCGAGACGAGAAACGCCGCATCGCCGACGCCATGGCGGCACACATTCCCGATCAGGCCTCGCTGTTCATCAACATCGGCACCACCACCGAAGCCATTGCCCACGCCCTGCTCAATCACCGCGACCTCAAGGTGATCACTAACAACCTGCACGTGGCGAGCATTCTCAGCCCCAAGGAAGATTTCGACGTGCTGATTGCCGGTGGCAACGTGCGCAGCGATGGTGGCGTGGTCGGTCAGGCCACGGCGGATTTTATTGGTCAGTTCAAGGTGGATTTCGCCCTGATCGGTATCAGCGGGATCGACGAAGACGGCACGCTGCTGGACTTCGATTATCAAGAAGTACGCGTCTCCCAAGCCATCATTAGCAACGCGCGCAAGATCTTTCTCGCGGCGGATTCGAGCAAGTTCGGCCGCAGCGCCATGACCCGACTCGGCTCGCTGGAGCAGATCGACATGCTGTTCACCGAAGCCCGGCCACCGGAAGCGTTCATTGAGTTGCTGACGCAGCACAAAGTGAAACTCGAAATCACCGATTGA
- the glpD gene encoding glycerol-3-phosphate dehydrogenase, translated as MFIPEENSVTETVSELYDIAVIGGGINGVGIAADAAGRGLSVFLCERDDLASHTSSASSKLIHGGLRYLEHYEFRLVREALAEREVLLAKAPHIVKPMRFVLPHRPHLRPAWMIRAGLFLYDHLGKREKLPASRSLRFGNDSPLKPAIRRGFEYSDCWVDDARLVVLNAMAAREKGAHIHTRTQCLSAKRAGAIWHVEMQRQDGSRFSLRAKALVNAAGPWVAQFIGENLQQRSPYGIRLIQGSHIIVPRLYEGEQAYIMQNEDRRIVFAIPYLDRYTMIGTTDREYHGDPATVSITEQEIVYLLGIANTHFRTQLEPKDILHTFAGVRPLCDDESDNPSAVTRDYTLSLAAEHKQAPLLSVFGGKLTTYRKLAESAMAQLKPYFPNMEPSWTASAPLPGGEEMSTVEALIEALMSKVQGIDFALAKRWATLYGNRIWHMLGDARSVDALGEDLGQQLYAQEVDYLRREEWASEVDDFLWRRTKLGLAFSEPQKARLQRYLLEQPNESSARSSDAA; from the coding sequence ATGTTCATTCCTGAGGAGAATTCCGTGACCGAGACCGTCTCCGAGCTGTACGACATCGCCGTCATTGGCGGCGGCATCAATGGTGTTGGTATCGCTGCCGATGCAGCCGGACGCGGCCTGTCAGTATTTCTGTGCGAGCGTGACGATTTGGCCAGCCATACGTCTTCGGCCAGTAGCAAACTGATCCACGGTGGCTTGCGCTATCTGGAGCACTACGAGTTCCGTCTTGTGCGCGAAGCGCTGGCTGAGCGCGAAGTGCTACTGGCCAAGGCGCCGCATATCGTCAAGCCGATGCGCTTCGTATTGCCGCATCGCCCTCACCTGCGCCCCGCATGGATGATCCGTGCTGGCCTGTTCCTCTACGACCACCTCGGCAAGCGCGAGAAGCTGCCGGCTTCGCGTAGCTTGCGCTTCGGCAACGACAGCCCACTGAAGCCGGCCATCCGCCGCGGTTTCGAATATTCCGATTGCTGGGTCGACGATGCGCGGCTGGTCGTACTCAACGCCATGGCCGCTCGCGAAAAAGGCGCGCACATCCATACCCGCACCCAGTGCCTGAGCGCCAAGCGCGCCGGTGCCATCTGGCACGTCGAAATGCAACGTCAGGATGGTAGCCGCTTCTCTTTGCGGGCCAAAGCGCTGGTCAACGCGGCCGGCCCCTGGGTGGCGCAGTTCATCGGAGAGAACCTGCAGCAGCGCTCGCCTTACGGCATCCGCCTCATCCAGGGCAGCCATATCATCGTGCCCAGGCTGTACGAAGGCGAACAGGCCTACATCATGCAGAACGAGGATCGGCGTATCGTCTTCGCCATTCCCTACCTGGACCGCTACACCATGATCGGCACCACCGATCGCGAATACCATGGCGATCCGGCTACGGTCAGCATTACCGAGCAAGAGATCGTCTATTTGCTGGGTATAGCCAACACGCATTTCCGCACGCAGTTAGAGCCCAAGGACATTCTGCACACCTTCGCTGGCGTGCGGCCGCTGTGTGACGACGAATCCGACAACCCCTCGGCCGTCACCCGGGACTACACGCTATCGCTGGCTGCCGAGCACAAGCAGGCCCCGCTGCTGTCGGTGTTTGGCGGCAAGCTCACCACCTACCGTAAGCTGGCCGAATCGGCGATGGCGCAGCTCAAACCGTACTTCCCGAACATGGAGCCGAGCTGGACGGCCAGCGCCCCGCTACCCGGCGGCGAAGAGATGAGCACCGTCGAAGCACTCATCGAAGCACTGATGAGCAAGGTGCAGGGCATCGACTTTGCGTTGGCCAAGCGCTGGGCAACGCTTTACGGCAATCGCATTTGGCACATGCTGGGCGATGCGCGCTCGGTCGACGCGCTGGGTGAGGACCTGGGCCAGCAACTTTACGCGCAAGAGGTCGACTATCTTCGCCGCGAGGAGTGGGCGAGCGAAGTAGACGACTTTCTCTGGCGTCGCACCAAACTCGGTCTGGCCTTCAGCGAGCCGCAGAAGGCGCGCCTGCAACGCTATCTGCTCGAGCAGCCCAATGAGAGTTCCGCGCGCAGCAGCGACGCCGCCTGA
- a CDS encoding peptidylprolyl isomerase, with protein MARATARHILVPTEEKCNELKAAIEGGADFAQVAKDNSTCPSSRQGGDLGSFGPGQMVKEFDTVVFSAPINVVQGPVKTQFGYHLLEVTSRQD; from the coding sequence ATGGCCCGAGCCACTGCCCGCCACATCCTGGTTCCCACCGAAGAAAAATGCAACGAGCTGAAAGCTGCCATCGAAGGCGGCGCTGATTTCGCCCAGGTTGCCAAAGACAACTCCACCTGCCCCTCCAGCCGCCAGGGCGGTGATCTGGGTTCGTTCGGCCCGGGTCAGATGGTCAAAGAGTTCGACACCGTGGTGTTCAGCGCGCCGATCAACGTCGTGCAGGGCCCGGTGAAGACGCAGTTCGGTTACCACTTGCTGGAAGTGACCAGCCGCCAGGATTGA
- a CDS encoding STAS/SEC14 domain-containing protein — protein MFHVTRIGDKRIDVDFSGKLDSNEMRFALDELMRKSEGITHGQMLFRVGDFDMPTLGAVGVELSRIPQMFRFMRRFDRCAVVCAKEWVRKASEIEGALIPGLTVRAFDQHQSTEAHDWLEGAL, from the coding sequence ATGTTTCATGTAACGCGCATAGGTGACAAGCGTATCGACGTGGATTTTTCCGGCAAGCTCGACAGCAACGAAATGCGCTTCGCGCTTGATGAGTTGATGAGAAAGTCCGAAGGCATTACCCATGGGCAAATGCTCTTCCGAGTCGGAGACTTCGACATGCCCACGCTCGGCGCGGTCGGCGTCGAGCTGTCGCGAATTCCGCAGATGTTCCGCTTCATGCGCCGCTTCGACCGCTGCGCAGTCGTTTGCGCCAAGGAATGGGTGAGGAAAGCCAGCGAAATCGAAGGGGCGCTTATTCCCGGCCTGACGGTACGAGCCTTCGATCAGCATCAGTCAACCGAAGCGCACGACTGGCTGGAAGGCGCGCTGTAG